In one window of Nakamurella alba DNA:
- a CDS encoding NAD(P)-dependent oxidoreductase, producing MSVEVPAGVALAGERVVVFGGGAGSAVFAAACAAAGARVHLVSPWACNELQDLVRGRLVTWSRRNHHGGDVAGACLVFAGSAERRVNVAVELEADRRRIRCVRDDTGLPVDGGLLPAQRRSGA from the coding sequence GTGAGCGTCGAGGTGCCGGCGGGCGTCGCGCTGGCCGGTGAGCGGGTGGTCGTCTTCGGTGGGGGAGCAGGCAGCGCGGTGTTCGCGGCGGCCTGTGCCGCGGCCGGCGCCCGGGTGCACCTCGTCTCGCCCTGGGCCTGCAACGAACTCCAGGACCTGGTCCGCGGCCGGCTGGTCACCTGGTCCCGGCGCAACCACCACGGCGGCGACGTCGCCGGTGCCTGCCTGGTCTTCGCCGGCTCCGCGGAGCGCCGGGTCAACGTCGCGGTCGAACTGGAGGCCGACCGCCGGCGGATCCGTTGCGTCCGCGACGACACCGGCCTGCCGGTCGACGGTGGGCTGCTGCCGGCGCAGCGTCGTTCCGGAGCCTGA
- a CDS encoding cellulase family glycosylhydrolase has translation MKFLPRNGSRSRTAARRSAVLVAALLLLSACSGGSTQVPDTGSTAATGSAVATPGPTETPGTPATPGPSETPGTPPTPGPTETPGTPPTPGTPPTGTTSPTTTSTSAQGPTSFVTAAGRDFEIDGAPFRFVGVNIYDAAATDRYSCAPDARMSPDQLRETFRRLHDEQGVTVVRFWAYQTYTDSGRDWSGLDGVIEAARETGIRLLPVLEDGPGYCTTSEEVLPKAQYEDDTWFVDGYRKQFGSAVLSFRDYAKIVAERYRDEPVIMGWSLINEADTSKRDDQDRSVLVDFAEDMVPLIKSADPNHLLTLGTQSNGAAGASGPDFLEVYGVDGLDFAEVHDWGYWGSDDAPMPGGNGATPPAANSAACKQTQAQSLLGCSFALSVELDKPLLVGEAGIGRGDGAAGLQNRADLLDAKMTAAFDAGAAGYLLWRVTSKVTDQYDILMDDGDPVLDVLSEQADAVR, from the coding sequence GTGAAGTTCCTGCCGCGCAACGGGAGCCGGTCCCGCACCGCCGCACGGCGGTCGGCCGTGCTGGTCGCCGCCCTGTTGTTGCTGAGCGCCTGCAGCGGCGGCAGCACCCAGGTGCCGGACACGGGGAGCACTGCCGCCACCGGGAGCGCCGTCGCGACACCGGGTCCGACCGAGACACCCGGGACGCCCGCGACCCCCGGCCCGTCGGAGACCCCGGGCACCCCGCCCACCCCTGGGCCGACCGAGACCCCGGGCACCCCGCCCACGCCGGGGACCCCGCCGACCGGGACGACCTCGCCGACGACGACCAGCACGTCGGCACAGGGTCCGACGTCGTTCGTCACCGCAGCCGGGCGCGACTTCGAGATCGACGGCGCACCCTTCCGTTTCGTCGGCGTGAACATCTACGACGCCGCCGCCACCGACCGGTACTCCTGCGCCCCCGACGCCCGGATGTCACCGGACCAGCTGCGGGAGACCTTCCGCCGGTTGCACGACGAGCAGGGAGTCACCGTCGTCCGGTTCTGGGCCTACCAGACCTACACCGACTCCGGACGGGACTGGTCCGGGCTGGACGGGGTGATCGAGGCGGCCCGGGAGACCGGCATCCGACTGCTGCCGGTGCTCGAGGACGGCCCGGGCTACTGCACGACCTCCGAGGAGGTGCTGCCGAAGGCCCAGTACGAGGACGACACCTGGTTCGTCGACGGCTACAGGAAGCAGTTCGGCAGTGCCGTGCTGTCCTTCCGGGACTACGCCAAGATCGTGGCCGAGCGGTACCGCGACGAGCCGGTGATCATGGGCTGGAGCCTGATCAACGAGGCCGACACCAGCAAGCGGGACGACCAGGACCGTTCCGTGCTGGTCGATTTCGCCGAGGACATGGTGCCGTTGATCAAGTCCGCCGACCCGAACCACCTGCTCACGCTCGGCACCCAGAGCAACGGCGCCGCGGGTGCCAGCGGGCCGGACTTCCTCGAGGTGTACGGCGTCGACGGTCTCGACTTCGCCGAGGTGCACGACTGGGGCTACTGGGGCTCCGACGACGCGCCGATGCCCGGCGGCAACGGCGCAACTCCGCCGGCGGCGAACTCCGCGGCCTGCAAGCAGACCCAGGCCCAGTCGCTGCTCGGTTGCTCGTTCGCACTGTCGGTCGAACTGGACAAGCCGCTGCTGGTCGGCGAGGCCGGCATCGGCCGCGGTGACGGGGCGGCCGGGCTGCAGAACCGCGCCGACCTGCTCGACGCCAAGATGACCGCGGCTTTCGACGCCGGAGCCGCCGGGTACCTGCTCTGGCGGGTGACCAGCAAGGTCACCGATCAGTACGACATCCTCATGGACGACGGCGATCCCGTGCTGGACGTGCTCTCGGAGCAGGCCGACGCCGTGCGCTGA
- a CDS encoding glycosyltransferase → MTGPDSPLVVHVITALGTGGAERQLQWLAHRSGHRSHVIALYGDGPVADAMRADGTTVEVLGMAGAAKLTALPRLVARLRRLRPAVVHVHLLAAQLWGIPAARLAGIRTVVSSEHSLMDTTIENRPLTARLRRIYRRLESWTAHTVAVSSATRDRLLRWDVPADRITVVDNGIDFDALAFDPGLRRDFRAELGIADDVVLIGGIGRLEPVKRFPQLLRALAPDLGPLRQLVLVGAGPLEESLRSTAAELGLGDVVHVLGARGDVRSVLSGLDLLISPSRDETFGMAVVEGVGAGLPVVRAQCPALDELGEDVPGVITLPTDADEKDEAAAILAGSRALAPTDVAPGARRPVPDGLRRRYGIAGVTARIDGLYDTLLAGAARR, encoded by the coding sequence GTGACGGGCCCGGACTCCCCCCTGGTCGTGCACGTCATCACCGCACTGGGGACCGGCGGCGCCGAGCGGCAGTTGCAGTGGCTGGCGCACCGATCGGGCCACCGCAGCCATGTGATCGCGCTGTACGGGGACGGCCCGGTCGCCGACGCCATGCGCGCGGACGGCACGACCGTCGAGGTGCTCGGGATGGCCGGCGCCGCGAAACTCACCGCGCTGCCCCGGCTGGTAGCCCGGCTGCGCCGGTTGCGGCCGGCGGTGGTGCACGTGCACCTGCTGGCCGCTCAGCTGTGGGGCATCCCGGCCGCCCGGCTCGCCGGCATCCGCACCGTCGTGTCCAGCGAGCACTCGCTGATGGACACCACCATCGAGAACCGGCCGCTCACAGCGCGACTGCGCCGGATCTACCGCCGGTTGGAGAGCTGGACCGCGCACACCGTCGCGGTGTCCTCCGCCACCCGCGACCGACTGCTGCGCTGGGACGTGCCCGCCGACCGGATCACCGTGGTGGACAACGGGATCGACTTCGACGCGCTCGCCTTCGACCCCGGACTGCGGCGCGACTTCCGCGCGGAGCTCGGGATCGCCGACGACGTGGTGCTGATCGGCGGCATCGGCCGGCTGGAGCCGGTCAAACGGTTCCCGCAGCTGCTCCGCGCGCTGGCGCCGGATCTCGGTCCGCTCCGGCAGCTGGTCCTGGTCGGTGCCGGCCCGCTGGAGGAGTCTCTGCGGTCCACGGCCGCGGAGCTGGGACTCGGCGATGTCGTGCACGTGCTGGGCGCCCGGGGCGACGTGCGCTCCGTGCTCTCCGGTCTCGACCTGCTCATCAGCCCGTCCCGCGACGAGACCTTCGGCATGGCCGTGGTCGAGGGTGTCGGTGCCGGACTGCCGGTGGTGCGGGCCCAGTGCCCGGCCCTGGACGAGTTGGGTGAGGACGTCCCGGGTGTCATCACCCTGCCCACCGACGCGGACGAGAAGGACGAGGCCGCGGCCATCCTCGCCGGCTCCCGCGCACTCGCCCCCACCGACGTCGCGCCGGGTGCGCGCCGGCCCGTGCCGGACGGGCTGCGGCGCCGCTACGGGATCGCCGGCGTCACCGCACGGATCGACGGCCTCTACGACACACTGCTCGCGGGTGCTGCGCGGCGATGA
- a CDS encoding glycosyltransferase family 2 protein, translating to MHPVHLRPVENPKVSIVVPARNEARNLEVVLPTLPEGAEIIVVDGHSVDDTEAVVRRVRPDARFVQQTRRGKGNALAVGFAAATGDIIVMFDADGSADPAEIDRYVDALRAGADFAKGSRVLPGGGSKDITVLRDLGNKGLTGITNLIFRTGYTDLCYGYNAFWRDILPELDLPQPEPVSGDMQWGDGFEIETLLNCRVAVAKLKVTEVPSVELLRLFGESNLHAVKDGLRVLKTISTELVRARKVRRTAAPAAPVAPAAERTALRTRRRARRAVTPGVAPTIPAQRSAATVDLEEASA from the coding sequence ATGCATCCTGTACACCTCCGCCCGGTCGAGAACCCGAAGGTCTCGATCGTGGTGCCGGCCCGTAACGAGGCCCGCAACCTCGAGGTCGTCCTGCCCACCCTGCCGGAGGGTGCGGAGATCATCGTGGTGGACGGCCACTCCGTGGACGACACCGAGGCAGTTGTGCGCCGGGTGCGCCCGGATGCCCGGTTCGTGCAGCAGACCCGCCGCGGCAAGGGCAATGCCCTGGCCGTCGGCTTCGCCGCCGCGACCGGCGACATCATCGTCATGTTCGACGCCGACGGCTCCGCCGATCCGGCCGAGATCGACCGCTACGTCGACGCTCTCCGCGCCGGTGCGGACTTCGCCAAGGGGAGCCGGGTGCTGCCCGGCGGCGGGTCCAAGGACATCACCGTGCTGCGGGACCTCGGCAACAAGGGCCTCACCGGGATCACCAATCTGATCTTCCGGACCGGCTACACCGACCTCTGCTACGGCTACAACGCCTTCTGGCGGGACATCCTGCCCGAGCTCGACCTGCCGCAGCCGGAGCCGGTCTCGGGCGACATGCAGTGGGGCGACGGGTTCGAGATCGAGACGCTGCTGAACTGTCGGGTGGCCGTGGCGAAGCTCAAGGTCACCGAGGTGCCCAGCGTGGAGCTGCTGCGGCTGTTCGGCGAGAGCAACCTGCACGCCGTCAAGGACGGTCTGCGGGTGCTCAAGACGATCTCGACCGAGCTCGTCCGTGCCCGCAAGGTGCGGCGTACCGCTGCACCGGCCGCCCCGGTGGCGCCGGCGGCGGAGCGGACCGCGCTGCGGACCCGTCGGCGTGCCCGCCGGGCCGTCACCCCGGGCGTGGCCCCGACGATCCCGGCCCAGCGGTCCGCCGCCACCGTGGATCTCGAGGAAGCCTCGGCGTGA
- a CDS encoding MBL fold metallo-hydrolase, translating to MLTAVFAGVSTVLVSDGSSAVLVDGFFSRPPLRRLLTRVAPDHERIRWALDRLRVDRLDAVLVSHSHVDHVLDAPVVADLTGAVLAGSPSTRQVQIGYGLGDRPFADLVDGEPLRAGAFTVTPIRAEHSAGDRAPGEITAPVVPPARAKDYRTGGCWSFHIAHPAGRVLVHGSAGAVPDGLEGYLAELLYLGIGAIGRKREEWREDYWAATAGAVGARVVRPVHWDRFWRPLDGPVKRLPSIVDRVDVSLETMARLAARTDVDLALPRVLESEQVPRPGRE from the coding sequence ATGTTGACCGCTGTCTTCGCCGGGGTGTCCACCGTGCTCGTCTCGGACGGGTCGTCCGCGGTGCTGGTCGACGGCTTCTTCAGCCGGCCGCCGCTGCGCCGGTTGCTCACCCGCGTCGCGCCCGATCACGAGCGGATCCGCTGGGCGCTGGACCGGCTGCGGGTGGACCGGCTGGACGCGGTGCTGGTCTCGCACTCCCATGTCGACCACGTGCTGGATGCGCCGGTGGTCGCCGACCTGACCGGCGCGGTGCTCGCCGGCTCGCCGTCGACCCGGCAGGTGCAGATCGGGTACGGCCTCGGTGACCGGCCCTTCGCCGACCTGGTCGACGGAGAACCGTTGCGGGCCGGGGCCTTCACCGTCACCCCGATCCGGGCGGAGCACAGCGCGGGCGACCGCGCGCCGGGGGAGATCACCGCTCCCGTCGTACCGCCGGCCCGGGCGAAGGACTACCGGACCGGCGGCTGCTGGAGCTTCCACATCGCTCACCCGGCCGGGCGGGTGCTGGTTCACGGCAGCGCAGGTGCCGTGCCCGACGGGCTCGAGGGGTACCTGGCGGAGCTGCTCTACCTCGGCATCGGGGCGATCGGCCGCAAGCGGGAGGAGTGGCGGGAGGACTACTGGGCCGCCACCGCCGGCGCCGTCGGCGCCCGGGTGGTCCGGCCGGTCCACTGGGACCGGTTCTGGCGGCCGCTCGACGGACCGGTGAAGCGGCTGCCGTCGATCGTCGACCGGGTCGACGTCAGCCTGGAGACGATGGCCCGGCTCGCCGCCCGCACCGACGTCGATCTGGCGCTGCCGCGGGTCCTGGAGTCGGAGCAGGTACCGCGACCGGGTCGGGAGTGA
- a CDS encoding glycosyltransferase family 2 protein, with translation MIHLVQPSAPTVSVVICAYTDERWDDLRASVESAVAQTVPALEVLVVIDHNDELLDRARRHFFGTSPVRVLASVDRKGLSGARNSGVRAARGGVVAFLDDDATAADDWIETLRAPYVDPTVAGVGGHATPVWPAARPGWLPTEFDWVVGCSYTGQPETTAEVRNFIGCNMSIRRSYFDAVGGFSHAIGRVGKIPLGCEETELCIRIRQHDPQARMVYEPDMRVRHRVSADRVRPKYFFRRCYAEGLSKAVVAELVGAQDGLGSERSYVGKVLPAAVIRGVRQGFSLHSSAVQRKDGRRRAGAVVSGLAATTVGYAYARLRILTGVQPKPGPAPSIDELPGSPMGALHSAV, from the coding sequence GTGATCCACCTGGTGCAGCCGTCCGCCCCGACGGTGTCGGTGGTCATCTGCGCCTACACCGACGAGCGGTGGGACGACCTGCGGGCCTCGGTGGAATCCGCGGTGGCGCAGACGGTCCCGGCTCTCGAGGTGCTGGTGGTGATCGATCACAACGACGAGCTGCTGGACCGGGCCCGCCGGCACTTCTTCGGTACCTCGCCGGTCAGGGTGCTGGCGAGCGTCGACCGCAAGGGACTGTCCGGCGCCCGGAACAGCGGCGTCCGCGCGGCCAGGGGTGGTGTCGTCGCCTTCCTGGACGACGACGCCACCGCGGCCGACGACTGGATCGAGACGCTGCGCGCCCCGTACGTGGATCCCACCGTCGCCGGGGTGGGCGGGCACGCCACCCCGGTGTGGCCGGCCGCTCGGCCGGGCTGGCTGCCGACCGAGTTCGACTGGGTGGTCGGCTGCAGCTACACCGGGCAGCCGGAGACCACCGCCGAGGTGCGGAACTTCATCGGCTGCAACATGTCGATCCGCCGGTCGTACTTCGACGCGGTGGGCGGGTTCAGTCACGCGATCGGCCGGGTCGGCAAGATCCCGCTGGGCTGCGAGGAGACCGAGCTCTGCATCCGGATCCGCCAGCACGACCCCCAGGCCCGGATGGTGTACGAGCCGGACATGCGCGTCCGGCACCGGGTGAGCGCCGACCGGGTCCGGCCGAAGTACTTCTTCCGCCGCTGCTACGCCGAGGGCCTGTCGAAGGCCGTCGTCGCCGAGCTGGTGGGCGCACAGGACGGGCTCGGCAGCGAGCGCAGCTACGTCGGCAAGGTGCTGCCGGCCGCCGTGATCCGCGGTGTGCGACAGGGTTTCTCGCTGCACAGCTCGGCCGTGCAGCGCAAGGACGGGCGCCGGCGGGCCGGTGCCGTCGTCTCCGGGCTGGCCGCGACCACGGTGGGCTACGCCTACGCGCGGCTGCGCATCCTCACCGGTGTGCAGCCCAAGCCGGGCCCCGCACCGAGCATCGACGAGCTCCCCGGCTCACCCATGGGAGCCCTGCACAGCGCCGTCTGA
- a CDS encoding FtsK/SpoIIIE family DNA translocase, protein MAGKTSASARPRSSSTGGSRGAATTSRSGAGTRARSTGSGQRAAAPRGGTTRSAPAAGRSSAKGAPATRRPRTGTRRPPAPQNRRPPAPKRTGPSPFVRGIQGFGRGVAHLWRLIARGVGHLVRAVGRGAGAARDIDSAHRRDGLALGLLALALIGIIGTWFGGAGIVGSLARDAVLVWFGVPGVLVPALLVIAAVVLMRTEPDPDHRARRIVGSAALVLSITGIFQAVHLSSLGSPGADSTALRKDAGGALGWLLGTPLRQGLGTAVAVALLVLLGLFGLLLVTGIAIRDIPGWTRHGLAVLRGERVTDEHDEWLDEDDAAALDDTSGRGPRSRKAAPAGEHDDYLDGAPVDLDENVDLTATTRLRRPSRSRQGSDGHPVGAADALDTADLPTGPVPIVPSPEVVAATAPTEEIPVGRLRRVVKPAVADPTPPPAEPTQLTLDGAEGDYKLPPVQLLKLGPPPKTRSSANDEMIERINGVLSEFKVDAAVTGFTRGPTVTRYEVELGPGVKVEAITRLTRNIAYAVATDSVRLLAPIPGKSAVGIEVPNSDREMVRLGDVLAAPDARKDQHPLVIGLGKDVEGGFVTANLAKTPHLLVAGATGSGKSSFVNSMLVSLLQRASPAEVRMVLIDPKMVELTPYEGIPHLITPIITQPKKAAAALAWLVEEMEQRYTDMLAHGVRHVDDFNRKVRSGDITTPPGSERVYRPYPYILGIIDELADLMMTAPRDVEDAIVRITQKARAAGIHLVLATQRPSVDVVTGLIKTNVPSRLAFATSSLTDSRVILDQPGAEKLIGMGDGLYLPMGAGKPLRIQGAYVSDEEIAEIVAFTKTQAEPEYADGVTQAKADPNKSVDADIGDDLGLLVEAVTLVVTSQLGSTSMLQRKLRVGFAKAGRLMDLMETRGIVGPSEGSKAREVLIKPDELDSVIAELTGVDTPPPVPDEI, encoded by the coding sequence ATGGCCGGTAAGACCTCTGCCTCAGCGCGCCCTCGATCGTCATCGACCGGGGGTTCCCGGGGCGCGGCCACCACGAGCCGGAGCGGTGCCGGAACACGCGCCCGCAGCACCGGTTCCGGTCAGCGCGCGGCAGCACCGCGCGGCGGCACGACCCGCTCGGCGCCGGCCGCCGGCCGATCCTCGGCGAAGGGTGCTCCCGCCACCCGACGCCCACGCACCGGCACCCGGCGCCCACCCGCTCCGCAGAACCGTCGGCCGCCGGCTCCGAAGCGCACCGGCCCGTCCCCGTTCGTCCGCGGCATCCAGGGCTTCGGCCGGGGTGTCGCGCACCTCTGGCGGCTCATCGCCCGCGGGGTCGGCCACCTGGTGCGGGCCGTCGGCCGCGGTGCCGGCGCCGCCCGGGACATCGACTCCGCCCACCGCCGGGACGGTCTCGCGCTGGGACTGCTGGCGCTGGCGCTGATCGGCATCATCGGCACCTGGTTCGGTGGCGCCGGCATCGTCGGCAGCCTGGCCAGGGACGCCGTGCTGGTGTGGTTCGGCGTGCCGGGTGTGCTGGTCCCGGCACTGCTGGTGATCGCCGCCGTGGTGCTGATGCGCACCGAGCCCGATCCCGACCACCGCGCCCGACGCATCGTCGGCTCGGCCGCGCTGGTCCTCTCGATCACCGGCATCTTCCAGGCGGTGCACCTGTCGTCGCTCGGGTCACCGGGCGCCGACTCGACCGCGCTGCGCAAGGACGCCGGCGGGGCGCTGGGCTGGCTGCTCGGCACCCCGCTCCGCCAGGGGCTGGGCACCGCGGTCGCGGTCGCCCTGCTGGTGCTGCTGGGCCTGTTCGGACTGCTCCTGGTCACCGGCATCGCCATCCGCGACATCCCGGGCTGGACCCGGCACGGCCTGGCCGTGCTGCGCGGCGAGCGGGTCACCGACGAGCACGACGAGTGGCTGGACGAGGACGACGCCGCTGCTCTCGACGACACCTCCGGCCGCGGGCCGCGGTCCCGCAAGGCCGCACCGGCCGGGGAGCACGACGACTACCTGGACGGCGCGCCGGTCGACCTCGACGAGAACGTCGATCTGACCGCGACCACCCGGCTGCGCCGGCCGTCCCGCAGCAGGCAGGGCAGCGACGGGCATCCGGTCGGTGCGGCCGACGCGCTGGACACCGCCGACCTGCCGACCGGCCCGGTGCCGATCGTGCCGAGCCCCGAGGTGGTGGCCGCGACGGCGCCGACCGAGGAGATCCCGGTCGGCCGTCTCCGCCGGGTGGTCAAGCCGGCCGTCGCCGATCCGACGCCGCCGCCCGCCGAGCCGACACAGCTGACGCTGGACGGTGCCGAAGGCGACTACAAGCTGCCCCCGGTCCAGCTGCTCAAGCTCGGCCCGCCGCCCAAGACCCGGTCCAGCGCCAACGACGAGATGATCGAGCGCATCAACGGTGTGCTCTCCGAGTTCAAGGTCGACGCCGCCGTCACCGGCTTCACCCGCGGCCCGACGGTCACCCGCTACGAGGTCGAGCTCGGCCCGGGCGTGAAGGTCGAGGCGATCACCCGGCTCACCCGCAACATCGCCTACGCGGTGGCCACCGACAGCGTCCGGCTGCTCGCGCCGATCCCGGGCAAGTCCGCGGTCGGCATCGAGGTGCCGAACTCCGACCGCGAGATGGTGCGGCTGGGTGACGTGCTCGCCGCCCCGGACGCGCGCAAGGACCAGCACCCGCTGGTCATCGGTCTGGGCAAGGACGTCGAGGGCGGGTTCGTCACCGCGAACCTGGCGAAGACCCCGCACCTGCTGGTCGCCGGCGCCACCGGGTCCGGCAAGTCGTCGTTCGTGAACTCGATGCTGGTCTCGCTGCTGCAGCGGGCCAGTCCGGCCGAGGTCCGGATGGTGCTGATCGACCCCAAGATGGTGGAACTGACGCCGTACGAGGGCATCCCGCACCTGATCACGCCGATCATCACCCAGCCGAAGAAGGCGGCCGCCGCGCTCGCCTGGCTGGTGGAGGAGATGGAGCAGCGGTACACCGACATGCTGGCGCACGGCGTCCGGCACGTCGACGACTTCAACCGCAAGGTGCGCTCCGGTGACATCACCACGCCGCCCGGCTCGGAGCGGGTCTACCGGCCCTACCCGTACATCCTCGGGATCATCGACGAGCTGGCCGACCTGATGATGACCGCGCCGCGGGACGTCGAGGACGCGATCGTCCGGATCACGCAGAAGGCGCGGGCCGCCGGCATCCACCTGGTGCTGGCCACGCAACGGCCGTCGGTCGACGTGGTCACCGGCCTGATCAAGACGAACGTGCCGTCGCGGCTGGCGTTCGCCACGTCGTCGCTGACGGACTCGCGGGTCATCCTGGACCAGCCGGGCGCGGAGAAGCTGATCGGCATGGGCGACGGGCTCTACCTGCCGATGGGTGCCGGGAAGCCGCTGCGCATCCAGGGCGCCTACGTCTCCGACGAGGAGATCGCGGAGATCGTCGCGTTCACCAAGACCCAGGCCGAGCCGGAGTACGCCGACGGCGTCACCCAGGCGAAGGCCGACCCGAACAAGTCGGTCGACGCCGACATCGGCGACGACCTCGGTCTGCTGGTCGAGGCGGTCACCCTGGTGGTCACCTCGCAGCTGGGATCCACCTCGATGCTGCAGCGCAAGCTGCGCGTCGGGTTCGCGAAGGCCGGCCGGCTGATGGACCTGATGGAGACCCGCGGCATCGTCGGGCCCTCCGAGGGGTCCAAGGCCCGCGAGGTGCTGATCAAACCGGACGAGCTGGACTCGGTGATCGCCGAGCTGACCGGCGTGGACACCCCGCCGCCGGTGCCGGACGAGATCTGA
- a CDS encoding glycosyltransferase family 4 protein, with the protein MNSSAPLPPRADGSPLRIAHVVHRFLPELGGTETHTAEVTRRLAERDDVDVTVVTTDRSGELPPLDTVNGVRVLRKKAWPKERDYYASPGIYREIASGDYDLVHMQGVHTLVPVATMVAARRSRKPYVLTFHSGGHSSVSRSAVRSPQFKAMTPLLRGADHLIAVSRFERNRFSALTDIPHHRFTVIGNGGSLPAPVEDVPAVPGRIVSSGRLERYKGHHRAIEALPLIRRDIPDAHLVILGGGPYEQDLRDLSSRLGVESVVTIKHLPPADRGAMARELASATVMAALSSYEAHPVGVMEAVAGGLPVLGSDIAGIGDLVEDGLVTGLDPEASTERTADALVTMLRTVSGAPRTRPDVELPTWESCTDAVVEVYRGVLAARAPAGRP; encoded by the coding sequence GTGAACAGCTCCGCACCCCTGCCCCCGCGCGCCGACGGGTCGCCGCTGCGGATCGCCCACGTCGTGCACCGGTTCCTGCCCGAACTCGGCGGCACCGAGACGCACACCGCGGAGGTGACCCGCCGGCTCGCCGAACGCGACGACGTCGACGTCACCGTGGTGACCACCGACCGCAGCGGCGAGCTGCCCCCGCTGGACACCGTCAACGGCGTCCGGGTGCTGCGGAAGAAGGCGTGGCCGAAGGAGCGGGACTACTACGCCAGCCCCGGGATCTACCGCGAGATCGCCTCCGGCGACTACGACCTGGTGCACATGCAGGGGGTGCACACGCTGGTACCGGTGGCCACGATGGTCGCCGCCCGCCGGTCGCGCAAGCCCTACGTGCTGACCTTCCACTCCGGCGGGCACTCGTCGGTCTCCCGGTCCGCGGTCCGCAGCCCGCAGTTCAAGGCGATGACGCCGCTGCTGCGCGGCGCGGACCACCTGATCGCGGTCAGCCGGTTCGAGCGCAACCGGTTCTCGGCGCTCACCGACATCCCGCACCACCGGTTCACCGTCATCGGGAACGGTGGTTCGCTGCCGGCACCGGTCGAGGACGTCCCGGCCGTACCCGGTCGGATCGTGTCCAGCGGCCGGTTGGAGCGGTACAAGGGTCATCACCGGGCGATCGAGGCCCTGCCGCTGATCCGCCGCGACATCCCGGACGCCCACCTGGTGATCCTCGGCGGCGGACCCTACGAGCAGGATCTCCGCGACCTGTCGTCCCGACTCGGGGTCGAGAGCGTCGTCACCATCAAGCATCTGCCGCCGGCGGATCGTGGCGCCATGGCCCGCGAGCTCGCCTCGGCCACCGTGATGGCGGCGCTGTCCAGCTACGAGGCGCACCCGGTGGGCGTGATGGAGGCGGTGGCCGGCGGGCTGCCCGTGCTGGGCAGCGACATCGCCGGCATCGGCGATCTGGTCGAGGACGGCCTGGTGACCGGCCTCGACCCCGAGGCGTCCACCGAGCGCACGGCCGATGCCCTGGTCACCATGCTGCGGACGGTGTCCGGCGCCCCGCGCACCCGGCCCGACGTCGAGCTGCCCACCTGGGAGAGCTGTACCGACGCCGTCGTCGAGGTCTACCGGGGCGTGCTCGCGGCCCGGGCACCCGCGGGGCGCCCGTGA
- a CDS encoding glycosyltransferase family 4 protein, giving the protein MTPDPRLALVSRGDPLTPYLFRALRRRFPVAGQLSPELNQVQRGVVAARTFRLQRERWAQQFIKSPLGYALRTRNTRRRLSRLPDGHDLVFQVHGLSGVPDRPSVLYLDCTHLQSVRQWPEWNPLDGRALDRWIAAERESYQQAVHIFSFTEETRRTLVDDYGVTPGRITVTGAGVNLDTLPSLDRPAAPPPDDPVILFVGNDFRRKGGEILLEAFRLVRTVVPRARLVLVGDRPDIPDLPGVEVHGHIDDRSRIVELYAGASVFTLPSLFEPYGLVVLEAMAFGLPVVASTSSGIPDIVRHGETGLLVPVGDAPALASSLISVLTDRAMATAMGRAGRQLVEEQHTWDLVVDRMADTLAGTTPPAAGVTGTRVARAQQPGTSTEKH; this is encoded by the coding sequence ATGACCCCCGACCCACGGCTCGCGCTGGTCTCCCGCGGGGACCCGTTGACGCCGTATCTGTTCCGTGCGCTGCGTCGCCGGTTCCCGGTGGCCGGCCAGCTGTCCCCCGAGCTGAACCAGGTGCAACGCGGCGTCGTCGCGGCCCGCACCTTCCGCCTGCAGCGGGAACGCTGGGCGCAGCAGTTCATCAAGAGCCCGCTCGGGTACGCCCTGCGCACCCGCAACACCCGGCGACGGTTGTCCCGCCTGCCGGACGGGCACGACCTGGTGTTCCAGGTGCACGGGCTGTCCGGGGTCCCGGACCGGCCCTCCGTCCTCTACCTGGACTGCACCCACCTGCAGTCGGTCCGCCAGTGGCCGGAGTGGAACCCGCTGGACGGACGCGCCCTCGACCGGTGGATCGCCGCGGAGCGGGAGTCGTACCAGCAGGCCGTGCACATCTTCTCGTTCACCGAGGAGACCCGCCGCACCCTGGTCGACGACTACGGGGTGACGCCCGGGCGCATCACGGTCACCGGGGCCGGGGTCAACCTGGACACCCTGCCCTCCCTGGACCGCCCGGCGGCACCGCCACCGGACGATCCGGTCATCCTGTTCGTGGGCAACGACTTCCGGCGCAAGGGCGGCGAGATCCTGCTGGAGGCCTTCCGTCTGGTCCGCACGGTGGTGCCGCGGGCGCGGCTGGTGCTGGTCGGCGACCGGCCGGACATCCCGGACCTGCCCGGGGTCGAGGTGCACGGCCACATCGACGACCGGAGCCGGATCGTCGAGTTGTACGCCGGCGCATCGGTGTTCACCCTGCCTTCACTGTTCGAGCCGTACGGTCTGGTGGTACTGGAGGCGATGGCCTTCGGCCTGCCCGTGGTCGCCTCCACCAGTTCCGGCATCCCGGACATCGTGCGGCACGGGGAGACCGGGCTGCTGGTGCCCGTCGGCGACGCACCGGCCCTGGCGTCGTCGTTGATCTCGGTCCTCACCGACCGGGCGATGGCCACGGCAATGGGCCGGGCGGGTCGCCAACTCGTCGAGGAACAGCACACCTGGGACCTGGTGGTCGACCGGATGGCCGACACACTGGCGGGCACGACACCACCGGCGGCCGGTGTGACCGGAACCCGGGTGGCACGCGCGCAGCAACCGGGTACCAGCACGGAGAAGCACTGA